A stretch of DNA from Candidatus Pantoea bituminis:
ATTGCGCAGCGATTGCGTCACCAGCCGATTGAGATTTTCATCCCCAAAAGCGCGCCACCACTCTGCTTCTACGGTCGATGATGGGCCAACCTGTTCACGCCACGCCGTCGGAATGGGCAATGATGACGGCGCTTTTTCAACCTGTGTGGCACACCCTGCTAATGTCATCGCCAACATGCTGGCCAGCACGCTGCTACGCATCATGGCGTCGCCTCATCTTTTACTGGCGCATCAGTATCAATACTGACTTCCACTGACATACCGGGACGCAACTGCTCAATATCTGTTGAATCAATGCGAATCCGCACCGGGATACGCTGGGCAATTTTCACAAAGTTGCCGGTGGCATTATCGGGTGAAATGGCGCTGAATTCTGAACCCGCTGCCGGTGAAATGTACTCAACGCGGCCATCAAAATGTTTGCCGTCGAGGGCATCCACGCGAATATTTACCGGCAAACCAGGCCGAATGCGTGCCAGCTGCGTCTCCTTCATATTGGCGATGATCCATTTAATATTCGGCACCACCGAAGTCAGACGCGTACCCGCAGTAACGTATGCGCCTTTTCGCACCGAAAGCTGACCAAGCTGACCATGATCTGGCGCGATAATGCGGGTGTTAGCCAGATCGATATCCGCCAGTTCCAGTGCGGCTTGCGCGCTGGCGACATCGCCTTCCAGCGAGGCGCGATTTACAATCACCGTTTGCAGATTCTGTTGCGCTACCGCTACTTGCGCATCAGCCTGGCGCACCTGCGCCTGCGCTTGTGCATTAGCGGCTCGTGCGGCATCACGCTCTCGCACTGAAAGCGAACCATCCGCCGTCAGGTTTTCAACGCGTTTGAGATCAAAGCCGCTTTTCAGTGCTTGCGCTTTGGCATTTTCCAGCGCGGCTTTATTGCTCTGAATCGTCGCTTCTGCACTTCGACGTTGTTGTTGGTTATTTTTCAGTGCGGCCTGCTTCATTGCCAGCTGCGCCTGAGCCTGATGCACGCGCTGACGATAGATTCGGTCATCAATCGTCATCAGCAACTGGCCCTTTTTCACCGGTTGGAGATCGATAACATCAACGCTGGTGAGATAACCGCTGACCTGTGGACTGATAAAGGTGACTTGCCCGCGCACATAGGCATTTTCGGTGCTTTGCACGGAACTGGTAAAGGGCCACAGTTGCCAGGCGTAAAGGATCACCAGCACACCCAGCACCACAATGCCGCCTCCGACGGCGATAGAAAGAATACGGCGACGATTCGCGCGTTCGCGTTCTGCAGCCTGAAGTTCATCCTGCTGACTCATTGTTGCTCCGTTCGTTCTTGTAAGGCGGCAAGTTGCTGCTCACGCCGGTTATATTTTGCTTGTCGCCAGTCCAGAAAACGGCGTCGGGTTAAGCGCCACAGCACCCACATCAGGGTAGTCAATGCCAGCGCAGCAGTTAATAAATAGGTGTCATTATAGGCCAGTACATTTGATTGTAGCGTCGCCACTGTTTGCAGTTGGCTGGTGCTCTGCGCACCGCGCAAAACGCTGTCACCGACCAGGTTGTTGTAGAGCGCATTATATTGATTAAGGCGTTCGGTCACGTTGGGATCGAGCAGCGATAATTTGTCGGCCAGTAGACTGGAGTGGTATTTCTCACGCCAAACCTGAAAGGTGCCGAGGATCGCCGAGCCAATCAAGCCGCCCAGGTTTTGACTCATGCCGAACAGCACAACAAAGCTGACCAGGTTTTTGGGTTGCGTCACCACGCTGCCCATACCAATCAGCAAGGCCGGTGCAAGGAAAAAGGCGCTGCCGAAACCCAACAGGAATTGACTGAAATACATATTATTACCGCGCGTCAGCGGGCTGGATTGCGCATCCATTAGCGAGGCGATAATCATCACCACCAGCGAAGTGACAATCGGCCAGTTGAGATGGGTTGGTTTGATGGTCAGCGCGCTGGCGACAATGCCAACAATGACGCCAGAGATAATCGCCAGCGCCAGGCCACGCATCTGATCGTTAAGCAAACCGATTTGCTGTAAAAAGCCGATCGCGCCAGTGTTCTGCTCCGCCAGGACGATACGCATCATGATCATCACGATACCGAGACGTATCATCATGCCGCTGCTGATCCAGCGGGTATTAATTAATGGATTGCGCCGATTATGCTCAATGACAAAGGCCGCCACGATCAGCGTGAGCGCAATGGCGGTGCAAATACCCAGCCACGGCGTGGTAAACCACCATTCAATACGGCCTAAAGAGAGCACGCCACACAGCAGCGCCATGCCCGGTGCCAGCAGAATAAAGGTGACAAAATCCATTTTTTCAAAGGCTTTGATACGGTCACCGGGCGGCAGCTTTACCACCAGCACGCAACCCAGCGCAATCAGCGCCAGCCCCAGTTCGAACAGATAAAGCCCACGCCATTCGTCCAGTTGCAAAAGCTCGCTGGAAAAGAGTCGGGCCAGTGGAATCGCTAACTGCGATGCGGTTAATCCAATCACCAGCGCCTTCATGCGGTGTTTAGCTGGCCACGCCTGAATTTGGTAATAGATACCCAGCGAACTCAGCGCGGCACCGACCATGCCATGGGCAGTACGCACGATGATCGCTGAAGCGAGATCGTTGGCAAACAGGTGAAAAAAGGCCACCAGGACATAAAGCACCAAAAATGCTTCGGTAAAGACGCGCAGCCCGAATTGCTGACGGAATTTAACCAGCAGCAGGTTGATGGAGATATTCCCCATCACATAGACCGCGGGTAACCAGGCAATTTCGTTAGAATAGGCGCCGAAGGTGCCTTGAAGGTTGGTGAGGTTGGCGGTAACTAGGGCATTGCTCAGCGCGCCAGTCAGAGAAATCAGCAGGCCAATCAGGCCAAAAGCGATACGTTTAGGTGTTGAATGCAGCGGTGTTGACGGCGAGCCCGGCAGCATCGGTTTTTCATGCGGCAGCCATTCACGTGCGGCATAGGGATTACGCCGGGCCATGATTACATGGTTCCCAGGCGCGCCAACAGCTGCTCTAACACGCGTTCCGTCACGGCTAACTCTTGCGGATCAATATCCGCTAACAACGCGGCACGCAGCGGATCGGCTTGGTCTTTGACCTTCGCGAAAGCGTGATTGCCTTTTTCGGTTAACACCAGATGACGTTTGCGGCGATCTTCCGGTGGCTGAACGCGTGACAGCAACTCTTGCTTCACCAGACGATCAACCAGCGGCACCATGCTGGCGTCTTCCAGTCCTAACAGTTGGGCTAACTCAGTTTGCGTCAGGCGACCCGGCTCACTGGCAATAATACCAATCGCCATCCAGCTACTCATGCTTAAACCGCTGTCTTTCAGATGACGATCAACAGCCAGGCGCCACGCGTGAGCGGTGAGATAAAGTAAACGAGTGAAAGTCTGATTGTGCTGCGTCAAAAATTAGCACCCTAATGGTTAGACATCTAATTAAGTAATATCGTTATTATACGCAAAGCCAAACGGTAATGAAAAGAGTCGCTTCTGTTAAAAATGGGTGATCCACGGCACAATGTCCAGGTGTCGCCACTGTGAAGAGGATTGATATGAAACAGGCAAGGCAAAATTGGGTTGATTTGCGCCACGATCCTCTTAGCGGCATTGAAACAATACGCGCGCATTTCACGGGCCATGCTTATGATCCGCACTGGCATGATAGCTATCTCATTGGCGTTACCGAGCAAGGCGTTCAGCAGTTTCATTCACGTCGGAAACAGCATCAAAGCCGACCCGGTACAGTATTTATGTTGGAGCCTGAGGAGTTGCATGATGGCGATGCCATTAATGCCCAGGGCTTTACCTATCGCATGTTGTATCTTTCTCAGCAGCAGGTTGAGCAGCAATTGTCTCCGTTAATTGAACAGGGAACGCAACAGCGTGAACTCAGTTTTGCCGCTACGCTGCGGGACGATCAACAACTTGCCTATGCGGTATGGCACGCTTTTGAAGCGCTGTGGCATAACCATCCAGAAATAATCAAAGATGCCGCGCTGGATCGCCTGTTTGTCCAGCTTAGTCAGCATCCGTTGTGGCATTATCGAAACGAAATCATCAACAAGGATGCGGTGCTGGCACAGCAAGCGCGTGAATGGTTGATTGCGCATCACGCTGAAAACCCCGGTTTGCAGACTATGGCGCAGGCGCTAAATATTGATCGTTTTCGTCTTTCGCGCCTTTTTCAGGCGCATTGGGGATTGCCGCCACACGCCTGGCTGGTGCAATGGCGACTCTGTCAGGCGCGCCAACAACTGGCAAAAGGTCAGCCTCCGGTCGATGTCGCAGCCGCGCTGGGTTTTGCCGATCAAAGCCATTTAGGGCGCTGGTTTAAACGCGCCTGTCATCTCACCCCTTCCCGTTATCAACTGGCTTGCACAAATCTTCCAGACCTTGCTTAAGCGCCTTGTCACAATGCGCTTTTACGTAAGGAGAAAAAGATGCAAGAACCCCGTTGTGTCATGATTTTGAATGCGGATCTACCGCCAGGAAAAGCCACCAATGCCGCAGCAGTTATGGCCTTAACGCTGGGACAGCGCCATCCGACAATGGTTGGTGAAGCCCTGGAAGATGCCAATGCGCGTCGCTATCCTGGTTTAATTCCGGTCGGCATTCCGGTACTGGCTGCCAGCTTCGAGCAGTTAAACAGTCTGCAAATGAAATGTGATGAGCTCAATTGTGATGTGGTGCTGTTTCCTGAAGAAGGCCAAACCACCACTGATTACCAAATGTTCAGTGATGCAATGCGTCTCATCCCCGGTGCAGAATGGCGTCTTTTAGGCTTAGCCATTGTGGGTGACAAGAAAGTGCTACGTAAATTAACTGCCAAACTGAATTTGTTTAGCTGAAAACGCTACTCACCGCTTAATAGCAGCATTTTTCAGTCCCTTTCTTGATAAATTATTCACCTGTACAGCTATCTTGTACAGGTTTTAACGAATTAAATTAAAATTAACTTATTGATAAATAAGAAATAGCATTTTTTGATTAAGAACATCATTTTACAAATCCCACTTCCTTGTATAACTTTATCCCCCGTGAGTTGTCTACGACTCTGTAACGAATGATGCGCTTGCGTCGCCTCTGAAGGTGTCAGTGGATTTCCACCTTCAGAGGTTATTTTTTTGCAAATTACTGTGTGTTTGAATTATCGGGCTCCTACGCATCTGTCCATGCGCGGGTTTTTCCTCTTGTCCTGACATCTGAAGCGGAAGTTCAGGCTGTTTTGAAGGGCTGACACATGCAAAATGCTTTACCTCAAACCGATAAAGAAATTGCCGAATATTTCAACGCCGCAGCCAACAAACCGGCCAGCGAGATGGAAATTCTGGGTGCCGTGGTGGCTGAGATTTTGCAAGCTGGTGCCCCAATCAGCAACAAAGCCATTATTTCAAAGCTGATTCATCGTCTTGAGCTGGAATCAGATGTTGCATCGCTCGATATCTATCGTCAGCTGCTTGAATTAGTCGTGCATAAAACGCCTGACGATTTTTCGGTGTAATCGTGACTCCACGGATGGAGTCTATACGGCTTTCGCTGGAAACTTCCCGCCCTGCCCGGTAACATTACCGCCTCATGATTTACCCAACCTTTCTCGCCTCTCGCGCGAGAGCAAAATTAAAAAGAGCCTGCACAAATTTATGACTAAATCGAATGATGTCGCTACGCCACGCGTTGTGGAAAGCGATCTCAGTGTTGGGCGCGTATTACGTTCGCCTGCACTGCTCACGCGTGAATGCCTGGCGGGCACTATTACCGCTCTGGCGCTGATCCCGGAAGTGATCTCTTTCTCTGTGATTGCAGGCGTTGATCCCAAAGTCAGTTTGGTGGCTTCGGTGGTGCTCTGTTTGACGTTATCGATCCTGGGAGGACGACCGGCGATGGTCACGGCTGCGGCCGGTTCGGTGGCGCTGGTGATTGGCCCAATGGTGCATGCGCACGGCGTGGAATACATTCTGCCGGCGGTGGTGATGGGTGGCATCATACAAATATTGTTTGGCCTTGCAGGGCTGTCCCGCATGATGCGCTATATTCCGCGTTCGGTGATGCTGGGGTTCGTAAACGCCTTGGGCGTGCTGATTTTCTTTGCACAGGTGCCGCATGTTTGGGGGCAATCGCCGTTGGTGTGGGTATTTTTTGCCGCCACGCTGGCTATTGTGTTGCTGTTGCCACGCGTATTAAAAAGCGTGCCGTCGCCGCTGGTGGCGATTGTGGTCGTGACCGCCGTTGCGCTGCTGATGGGTTATCGCGTGCCGAACGTCAGTGATGAAGGCCCAATGAGCGCTGGATTGCCGGATTTTAATCATTTAATGGTGCCGCTCAACCTGCAAACCTTACAAATTATCTGGCCGACCGCCCTGAGTATTGCCTTTGTGGGTTTAATGGAATCATTGCTGACGGCGAAGCTGGTGGATGACATCACCGATACACCATCAAGTAAGCGTCGCGAGTCTTGGGCATTGGGCGTAGCCAATATTTTTGCGGGTTTTTATGGCGGTATCGCCGGTTGCGCGATGATTGGTCAAACTATCGTTAACGTTGAACTGGGCAAAGCGCGTAGCCGTGTTTCAACCGTTGCCGCTGGTTTAGTGTTGTTGCTATTAGTCACCGGATTGAGCCAGATTATGGCGCAAATACCGATGGTGGTACTGGCGGCAATTATGATGGTGGTGGCGGTAAAAACAGTTAACTGGCATAGCCTGCAACCAGCGACCCTAAAACGGATGCCGTGGTCAGAAACGTTGGTCATGGTGTTGACCGTTATCGTCACCGTCTGGACAGGTAACCTGGCGCTGGGCGTACTGGCGGGTGTGATTGTGGCAATCATGCTGTTCGCACGTCGTATTGCTCACGTTATTCACGCTCAGCGTAGCCTGAGTGAAGATGGCGAATCAGTACGCTATCTGGTGCGTGGCCCGCTGTTTTTTGCCAGCAGCAACGATCTGTTTGAGCACTTCGATTACGCCCACGATCCCAAAAACGTCACGATTGATTTAACTCACGCGCAAATATGGGACGCTTCAAGTGTGGCAGCATTAGACGCCATTGAATATCGCTATCAGCGTTATGGCACTCAGGTCACGATTGAAGGTCTGGATGATCGCAGTAACGATTTTCATCGTCGCCTGACGGGGAATCTGGGTTAATGACGCAGACCTGCTGCAAGGTTGCAGCAGGTCTGTATTAAGCTTGCTGCTTGCGTGCTTTGTAACGTGCGATCATGGTAGCCAATGCTTGATAAATCAGGCCTGCATATAAGCTCATCACAATCGCCATGCCAATTTCTTTGCCTTGCGCCTGCCATGACATAAACCACATGAACACGCCCCACAGCACCGAAAAAACCAGCCAGCCCCGGACGAACTTCAAAATGCCATTCATAACGACTCCTTTAAGATGAGGCGCTACGATACCTTTGAGTGAGGAGGAACGCATGATTAACAATGCAAAGTTGAGAGGCACCTCTAATATCCTGTAGTAAATCGACATACTTTTGCAGCAGCGCTTATTGCCCTGCCACCCAGGTTTTCCGATGAGGTTTTCTATACTTAATCGTCAAATCACTTAACAGGGAAAATCATATGAAGCATACAGCATGCTTAATTGCCGCTTTAGGTCTTGCCGCCACACTTTCAGCTTGTGCACCACGCCATCACGGTGGAGATGCACCGCCTCCCCGCCAAGCGGACAGCAACCCACCGGCGCACCGGGCGGCAGCGGGCCGGTGGGTCAACCACAGTCCTGAATAAGCGGCTTTTAGCCAGCTTAATAGCAAAAAGCCAGTGTAAAGAAGCGATCCTTGCACTGGCATTGTGGTTCAGGAGATGAACTGTCAGCGATCAATGGCGGCTGGCACATCCGCACTTTGTCATTTCTCCCAGCACTTCTTTTCCCAGATGCGAATGCCTGATCTGCAATTCACCCTGTCGCCATGCACCCTGCTCATCTGCACGTTGTTCCAATAATCTGTTTAGCGCCTCAGTAACCAGTAAATCGACGCGCTGAGTCCAGGTGGTCAAATGCCAGGTTGATGAACGCGCTTCGTCAACATCGCCACAACCCACGATGGCAATATGTGTGCCTTGGCCAAAATCTCGTATTGCCTGCATCGCACCAAACGCCAGCAGATCATTTTCACAGTACAAAGCTTCAATGCGCTCGGCTGCTCGCGTCTTTTTCAGGTAAGTCATCATTGCTTGATACGCTTGTTCGCGCTCATAACCCTCTGCTGTCAGTACCACTTTAAGCATTTTATCGGCTGCATTCAGGCTGGCAATATAGCCTTGCATCTGCTTTGAAGGGCTTGAGAGAGTGTTATGCGATTGCATAAAGCCCAAACGTTGATATTGCTGCTCAAGCAGCAAATTTCCGATGGCAAAGCCAGCTGCGTAATCATCCGGGCTGATACTCTCTGAAGGGGTTTGAGTGTGGCAAAGATAGATGGACGAGACGGCATGATGATCGAGAATCGCGGCATCATCAAAACGGTTGGACAAGTAAACCCATCCTTCTACCGGCAACTGCTCAGCCTTTTGACGCAGCGTTGCGTAGCAATCTTGTGCGTCGGCATTTAGCAGCAGCGTCAGGTAGCCGCGTGCATTCAATTGCCGGGTAATCTCATCAAGCATTGTTTGGGCATGTGGATTAGCCAGGCCCGCGCTGACTACGCCAATAAAACGGGCCTTGACTACTTTTCCCTGCGTCTCTTGTAGCGTGTTCTTCATGATTAACTATTCGCTTGCGCTTCGAACTTATTAGATAGAGGAAAGCATAAAGTAAGAATGAAAATTTCAAAAGATATAGAAAAGGAATTTTTAGTGCATTTGTGAGCCAGCTAGCGGAAGTTGCGAATCTTTTTTGATCGCGATTAACTGAGTCCTGGCTGCATGAATGATTATTTTTACTGTGTTTTTTCTGAATAGATACGGCTTACTAAGATTTGCGCTTAAGTGCAATCTGGTCACTGCTTTTAACGGCTTATACTTAATAATCTCGACATGCTGAACCCAGAGGAATGTCCGTCAATGAAGCAGGTTGATATTTTTCTGTCAGATATAACGCGTCTCGTCTTAGGTCAAAATCCCCCGATCTTTTTGATAGAAGTGATTATCCGCGCGCTCGTTTGCTTTGTTCTTATCATTATTACGCTCCGCCTGTTGGGACGTCGCGTTGCATCACAATATACGTTGATCGAACTTTCGGCGGTGATCACGCTGGCCGGTACCATGGGCGTACCGTTGCTGGATGACAAACGCGGGTTATTACCGCCAGTGTTGATTATTTGCGGTCTGCTCGCGATACAACACCTGTTTGGTCATCTCAGCCTCCGCTTTCGTAAGCTTGACCGTGTATTGGCAGGCACAGAGCGCGTGGCGTTAGATGATGGTCGCCTACGTCTGGAGACGCTTCGCGGTACAGTGCTATCACGTGAAAAGCTCTTCTCACTGTTGCGTGGCCGTGGCGTGCAGCATCTCGGCCAGCTTAGCCGGGTTTATATTGAACCTTCCGGTTCATTAACACTGGTGTGGAGCGACACACCACGACCCGGACTCGCGATCATTCCGCGTTACGACCAAGCCCTGATTACGGCTATGCAGGATGATGAGCATTACGTTTGTGCCTCCTGCGGTAAATTGACTGAAAGTAAAGAAGAGCATAATCAGCCCTGTCGATACTGTCATGGGCAAGACTGGCTACCTGCTTCCGTTTCGCTGGAGGATTGAAAGTGAACAACGTCTTTCATAAATGGCTGATTGGTGAAGCGCCCTGGCGTTTTGCGGGTGAAGTACTGCTGCGTTTTGTCATTATCTATCTTATTTTATTGCTGGTACTGCGCTTGATGGGCCGCCGGTTCGCCGGTCAGTTGAGCATCGTTGATTTGGCAATTATGGTTATGTTGGGCGCGGCCATTGGCGCACCGCTGCAAACGCCCGAAAAAGGCATTTTACCCACGGTGCTGTTACTGCTTACGCTGCTGGGCTGTTTTCGCCTGCTTTCATTGCTCTCTTTTTATTCCCACAAGATCGAAACCTTTACGCAGGGAGATGCCACGCTGCTGGTTATGGATGGTCGGCTGGCGCTGGAGCATCTGTATCACGCGGAGTTTTCCCGTGACAGAACGCTCTCAAAGCTGCGTTCATTGGGCGTTCAACATCTGGGTGAAGTGCGGCGTGCCTGGTTGGAACCTACAGGCCGCGTAAGTCTGTTACTTTACAAACAGCCACATGTCGGTCTTTGGCTTTTGCCCGATCAGAATGAGGATTTTAATAAGCGTATCAAGGTGGAAGGCAGCTTTGCTTGTGCCAATTGTGGATTTGTCATACAGAGTGACAGCGCACCCGAAACACCGTGCGACTATTGTCAGCATCGTAACTGGCAACCTGCCGTTAAGCGGCTTGGGACGGAGAAAATCTATAATCCGCACCAAAAAGAGCATGACACCGAGGCCAACGAATAAGCCTGTATGGGAAAGCGTTTGGCTCTCATTTCGACACGGCTTGTGTTCTGTCAGATGGTTCAAAAACATAAACATGCTGGAATGCGGTTTTGAAAAAACGAAAAAACCGCCCTTGGGCGGTTACGACATTACTGCATATTGCTTTGATTTTATTTGGTTTTCTTTACTTCAGAAAATGGTGCCCGGGGCGGGACTTGAACCCGCACAGCCATAAAGCCGAGGGATTTTAAATCCCTTGTGTCTACCGATTTCACCACCCGGGCAGGGTATATCTGGAGGCGCGTCCCGGAGTCGAACCGAGGTACACGGATTTGCAATCCGCTGCATAGCCACTCTGCCAACGCGCCTTAAACTGATGTGCTTTCAGGTTACCCTGAACTGCAAATTTGGAGCGGGAAACGAGACTCGAACTCGCGACCCCGACCTTGGCAAGGTCGTGCTCTACCAACTGAGCTATTCCCGCAAATCTCAGCAACTCCACAGAACTTGCTGATTTTCTTTATCTTCTGACAGACTGGCTGCCGTTCGATGCGATGCATTCTACTGACCTGACGCAATGAGTCAATAAAATTATCCTGACTCCGTGTCCGTTTGCTGCTTTTTAAATCGCATCGATCACCGTTCGAGCAAATCGCCGCGCGCTGCGCTCAAATATTGGAACATTGACCAAAAAGTTAGCACGGCTGCGATGTACAACGCGACCACACCAATACCCACAACCGTACTGTCAGGACGCCACAACAAGGCAAACAGTGAAAACATTTGTGCGGTGGTTTTGACTTTTCCGATCCAGGATACGGCCACGCTGCTGCGCTTACCAATTTCTGCCATCCATTCACGTAACGCAGAAATAATGATTTCGCGTGCGATCATCGTGGCAGCAGGCAAGGTAATCCACCAGGCATGAAAATATTCAGCCACCAGCACCAACGCCATCGCGACCATCACCTTATCGGCTACCGGATCGAGAAAGGCACCGAAGCGCGTTGTCTGCTTCCAGCGACGTGCAAGAAAACCGTCAAACCAGTCAGTGACGGCAGCAATAATGAAAATCAAAGCGGTAGCAAACGGTGCCCAATAAAAAGGCAAATAGAAAGCCAGCACAAAGAATGGAATGAGGACGACTCGAAACAGGGTGAGACACGTCGGTATGTTAAATTGCATATGCCGGTAACTGTCTGGAATGGGTAGAATTTAACGTATGTTCCTACATTGCCCACCCCGTTTCAATGCTAGTGTTTCAACGAGTAGTATATTTTTTCTGCCAAAGCGAAAGATATGCCCGGTACATTGGCGATTTCTTCCACTGATGCATTCATCAAAGGTTGCAAGCCACCCATGTATTTAAGCAGTTGCTGACGCCGTTTCGGTCCTACACCCTCAATGCTTTCAAGTGCGCTGGTGTTCTTCACTTTCGCCCTTTTCTTACGGTGGCCCGAAATTGCATGATTGTGAGCGTCGTCACGAATATGCTGAATGACATGGAGCGCGGGCGCGTCTGGCGGTAAGGAAACACCCTCACCTTCGGGTTCAAAGAACAGCGTTTCGAGTCCCGCCTTACGATCGCTACCTTTGGCAACGCCCAATAAAATCGGGCGAGATTTGTCCCACGGTACGTCCAACTCGGCAAACACCTGCTTCGCTTGCGACAGTTGCCCTTTGCCACCATCAATCAAAATTACGTCAGGAATTTTATCTTCTTCGATAGCTTTGCCGTAACGACGACGCAGCACCTGATTCATTGCCGCATAATCATCGCCGGGCGTAATGTCATTAATATTGTAGCGACGATAATCGGCGCGCAGCGGCCCGTTCTGATCAAAGACCACGCAAGAAGCAATGGTTTGCTCACCCATGGTATGGCTGATGTCGAAACATTCCATGCGACTAATTTTGTCGAGTTCAAGGAATTCAGCCAGCGCAGCCAGCCGTTGGTGAATGGTCGAGTGCTGCGATAAGCGTGTGGTTAACGCCGTTGCCGCATTGGTACGTGCTAACTTCAGATAGCGCGCACGATCACCCCGCGGTTTACTCTGAATGTTAACGCGTCGTCCAGCCAACTCACTCAGCGACTCCGCCAGCAGCTCGCGCTCTGGCAAAGTGAAGTCGAGCAGAATTTCACCCGGTAGCGTTCGCGCTTCGCTGCCTTGCAGATAAAATTGCCCTACAAACGTTTGCACGACTTCCGCCAAATCCGTACCTGAAGGGACTTTAGGAAAGTAGCTACGACTGCCTAATACTTTGCCCTGACGAATAAACAGCACGTGCAAACAGGCCATGCCAGCATCATATGCAACGCCTATCACATCGAGATCATCGCCTTGATTAGAGACGAATTGCTTTTCAGTGACTCGGCGCACGGCCT
This window harbors:
- a CDS encoding DUF421 domain-containing protein: MKQVDIFLSDITRLVLGQNPPIFLIEVIIRALVCFVLIIITLRLLGRRVASQYTLIELSAVITLAGTMGVPLLDDKRGLLPPVLIICGLLAIQHLFGHLSLRFRKLDRVLAGTERVALDDGRLRLETLRGTVLSREKLFSLLRGRGVQHLGQLSRVYIEPSGSLTLVWSDTPRPGLAIIPRYDQALITAMQDDEHYVCASCGKLTESKEEHNQPCRYCHGQDWLPASVSLED
- a CDS encoding DUF421 domain-containing protein, which gives rise to MNNVFHKWLIGEAPWRFAGEVLLRFVIIYLILLLVLRLMGRRFAGQLSIVDLAIMVMLGAAIGAPLQTPEKGILPTVLLLLTLLGCFRLLSLLSFYSHKIETFTQGDATLLVMDGRLALEHLYHAEFSRDRTLSKLRSLGVQHLGEVRRAWLEPTGRVSLLLYKQPHVGLWLLPDQNEDFNKRIKVEGSFACANCGFVIQSDSAPETPCDYCQHRNWQPAVKRLGTEKIYNPHQKEHDTEANE
- the pgsA gene encoding CDP-diacylglycerol--glycerol-3-phosphate 3-phosphatidyltransferase; translated protein: MQFNIPTCLTLFRVVLIPFFVLAFYLPFYWAPFATALIFIIAAVTDWFDGFLARRWKQTTRFGAFLDPVADKVMVAMALVLVAEYFHAWWITLPAATMIAREIIISALREWMAEIGKRSSVAVSWIGKVKTTAQMFSLFALLWRPDSTVVGIGVVALYIAAVLTFWSMFQYLSAARGDLLER
- the uvrC gene encoding excinuclease ABC subunit UvrC — translated: MSDVFNSKAFLSTVTSKPGVYRMYDASGTVIYVGKAKDLKKRLTSYFRSQVGSRKTEALVSNIQHIDVTVTHTETEALLLEHNYIKLYQPRYNVLLRDDKSYPYIFLSSDTHPRLATHRGAKHAKGEYFGPFPNGYAVRETLGLLQKVFPIRQCENSVYRNRSRPCLQYQIGRCLGPCVAGLVSEEEYAQQTDYVRLFLAGKDDQVLNLLVKRMEEASIGLRFEEAARLRDQIQAVRRVTEKQFVSNQGDDLDVIGVAYDAGMACLHVLFIRQGKVLGSRSYFPKVPSGTDLAEVVQTFVGQFYLQGSEARTLPGEILLDFTLPERELLAESLSELAGRRVNIQSKPRGDRARYLKLARTNAATALTTRLSQHSTIHQRLAALAEFLELDKISRMECFDISHTMGEQTIASCVVFDQNGPLRADYRRYNINDITPGDDYAAMNQVLRRRYGKAIEEDKIPDVILIDGGKGQLSQAKQVFAELDVPWDKSRPILLGVAKGSDRKAGLETLFFEPEGEGVSLPPDAPALHVIQHIRDDAHNHAISGHRKKRAKVKNTSALESIEGVGPKRRQQLLKYMGGLQPLMNASVEEIANVPGISFALAEKIYYSLKH